Part of the Bacillus cabrialesii genome is shown below.
CATCGTTTCCGCTGACACCATCACCCCGGCATCCACGAGTGTGCGGCTGTTTTCGATCATTTTTTCAAAATAGCGCGCGCGCTGTTCGAAGGTGGGTTTTCTGTCCATCATGGCAAAGCCAATTTCGGCAAAATCCTCAACTGTACCCCAGTTATGAGAAATATGAAGGACATCAAGATACGGAATGATCCATTCATATCGCTCAATATCAAGGGTCAGGTTGGAATTGATTTGCGTCCGCACACCACGTTCGTGGGCATACTTTAATAACGGAACGACATATTCTTTTACTGATTTTAACGAAAGCATCGGCTCTCCGCCTGTAATACTGATGGACCTGAGGCGCGGGATTTCCTCCAGCCGTTTTAGCAGAAGATCTATTGGCAGAGCATTCGGGTCTTTAGGCTGCAATGTATAGCCTACAGCGCAATGCTCACATCTCATATTGCACAGTGTTGTCGTTGTGAATTCAACGTTTGTCAGCTGCATGTCTCCATACTGGTCAACATCCATATAGGCTTCCCAAGGATCAAACTCGGGTGAAATCGGACGCAGCTTCGTGTTTTGTGTCATGACTATCTAACTCCTTTATAAATGGGGCATACTAACGCTGCCAACAGTTAATTTTAGACCTGATTTGACAAGTTCGCAAGTAGCGGAGCGATTGAAAAACCGCAAAAAATGAGCTACCATAATAAAAAATGAATGGAGGAACACAATGGGGAACGCCGTAAACAATAAGGATCAGCAGATTGATTATTTAAAGAACAGACTTGACATGTTTATGAACGTCATCGATTCATTAGACCCTGAAGCAACCGACGTTGAAGATATAGATAGGCTGATCAGCATGCTGGATGACCTGGAAGCCAAATACGAACGCTTTAAAAAAGACTGGGAATAAAACCGCGCGCACGCCGCGGTTTTTTTATTTTGGCATAAAGCGGTCAGTATAAAAAGAAGCGCCGTTCTGTAAAATAAGAAAAAATCCAGAAGGAGCGCTGGCCATGAAATGGATGTGTGCAATATGCTGCGCAGCCGTCTTGCTTGCCGGAGGCGCGGCGCAGGCGAAAGCGGTGCCGAATGAGCCGATCAACTGGGGCTTTAAACGAAGTGTCAATCATCAGCCGCCTGATGCCGGGAAGCAGCTGAACAGTTTAATTGAAAAATATGACGCGTTTTATTTAGGAAATACGAAAGAAAAAACGATTTACTTAACGTTTGATAACGGCTATGAAAATGGCTATACGCCCAAAGTGCTTGATGTCTTAAAAAAACATCGCGTAACAGGAACATTTTTTGTGACAGGGCATTTCATAAAGGATCAGCCTGAGCTGATCAAGCGTATGTCAGATGAAGGCCATATTATCGGCAACCATTCCTTTCACCATCCGGATTTGACGACAAAAACAGCTGACCAAATCCAAGACGAACTTGATTCCGTCAATGAAGAGGTCTATAAAATTACGGGAAAGCAGGACAACCTGTATCTGCGCCCGCCGCGCGGCGTGTTCAGTGAGTATGTGCTGAAAGAAACGAAACGCCTCGGCTATCAAACCGTTTTCTGGTCGGTCGCTTTTGTTGATTGGAAAATCAATAACCAAAAAGGGAAGAAATATGCCTACGATCATATGATCAAGCAGGCGCATCCAGGAGCCATTTACCTGCTTCACACCGTATCGAGGGACAATGCCGAAGCGCTGGATGATGCGATTGCAGACCTGAAAAAACAAGGCTACACCTTTAAAAGCATTGATGATTTGATGTTTGAGAAAGAAATGAAGCTGCCGTCTTTATAATGAGTAGAGCCTCTCCTGAAACGGAGAGGCTTTTCTTTATTTAATACATTTAATCAGTGCGGCCCAATCCAGATCTCCGAAGCCTTGTTCGATCCCGCTTTCAAAATGGCTCTTGGCCAGCTCGGCGAGAGGGAGGTTCGCGGAAACCTGTTTTGCGGCGGCGAGTGCCAGATTGGTATCCTTCAGTCCTAATGACATTTTGAAACCGGCAGGCTCGAATTTCTGCTCAGCCATGATGGTTCCGTAATTTTGATAGACAGGAGAGCCAAAGAGCGCGCTGGCGATTTCTAAAAATTGTTTTTGCTCCAAACCGTACTTCTCCATCATTAAGAATGATTCAGATAACGCCTCCAGCATGGACACGAGCAAGAAATTAATGCTGATTTTGGCCGCGTTTGCC
Proteins encoded:
- a CDS encoding SE1561 family protein encodes the protein MGNAVNNKDQQIDYLKNRLDMFMNVIDSLDPEATDVEDIDRLISMLDDLEAKYERFKKDWE
- the yfkAB gene encoding radical SAM/CxCxxxxC motif protein YfkAB, yielding MTQNTKLRPISPEFDPWEAYMDVDQYGDMQLTNVEFTTTTLCNMRCEHCAVGYTLQPKDPNALPIDLLLKRLEEIPRLRSISITGGEPMLSLKSVKEYVVPLLKYAHERGVRTQINSNLTLDIERYEWIIPYLDVLHISHNWGTVEDFAEIGFAMMDRKPTFEQRARYFEKMIENSRTLVDAGVMVSAETMLNKRTLPHIEHIHRQITEDMKCQRHEVHPMYPSDFASALESLSLKEMRQAIHRLLDIRDEKTWMLFGTLPFYACSSDEDDQKLLRRLRAAKNVTVRNDPDGRSRLNVNIFDGNIIVTDFGDTPPLGNIQTDSLPSAYEKWRETKLAKELNCHCANVRCLGPNVLVKNSYYQNTDFTKRQARS
- the pdaA gene encoding delta-lactam-biosynthetic de-N-acetylase — protein: MKWMCAICCAAVLLAGGAAQAKAVPNEPINWGFKRSVNHQPPDAGKQLNSLIEKYDAFYLGNTKEKTIYLTFDNGYENGYTPKVLDVLKKHRVTGTFFVTGHFIKDQPELIKRMSDEGHIIGNHSFHHPDLTTKTADQIQDELDSVNEEVYKITGKQDNLYLRPPRGVFSEYVLKETKRLGYQTVFWSVAFVDWKINNQKGKKYAYDHMIKQAHPGAIYLLHTVSRDNAEALDDAIADLKKQGYTFKSIDDLMFEKEMKLPSL